A genome region from Mercenaria mercenaria strain notata chromosome 11, MADL_Memer_1, whole genome shotgun sequence includes the following:
- the LOC123532000 gene encoding C-type lectin domain family 6 member A-like: MTRTITAVLALVLLTVLDIHASVLQHGKAVHSTVYDNLIFETHLLVILQNVPSALNCICMCGQFNECLSLFYDKPNKLCRLHNVMVFSNADGVTSPGWTFYRYGESGCPFHLGFISNQEGLCVYLAVSSIYTYEEGQHLCEARNSRIITLETAEKRQAFQNLMNKLLENDDLYPLINGKQFYLGLKHDGSGWHWKSDESIQEEFIWGSGQPYCPSAPCACMTAFQIWNWKWNDISCSESHKVVCEYTGHLLK, from the exons ATGACAAGAACAATTACTGCTGTATTAGCACTGGTGCTGCTAACAGTTTTAGATATACATGCATCGGTTCTGCAGCATGGAAAAGCTGTCCATTCCACAGTGtacgataatttgatatttgaaacgcATCTTTTGGTCATCTTACAAAACGTACCAAGTGCTCTCAACTGTATATGTATGTGCGGACAATTTAACGAGTGCCTGTCATTATTTTATGACAAGCCAAACAAACTGTGTAGACTTCATAATGTTATGGTGTTTAGTAATGCTGACGGTGTCACGTCCCCAGGATGGACCTTTTACAGATACGGAGAAAGCGGTTGTCCGTTTCATCTTGGCTTTATATCGAATCAGGAAGGATTATGCGTTTATCTTGCGGTTAGTTCTATTTACACCTATGAAGAGGGTCAACACCTCTGTGAGGCACGGAATTCGCGGATTATTACATTAGAAACTGCAGAAAAACGACAAGCATTCCAAAATCTAATGAATAAGTTACTGGAGAATGACGACCTTTACCCTTTGATAAATGGCAAACAATTTTACCTTGGCTTAAAA CATGATGGAAGTGGCTGGCACTGGAAAAGTGACGAAAGTATACAAGAGGAATTCATCTGGGGTTCCGGCCAACCATACTGTCCTTCTGCTCCCTGCGCGTGTATGACAGCTTTTCAGATTTGGAACTGGAAATGGAATGACATTTCATGTTCGGAATCCCACAAAGTCGTATGTGAATACACTGGGCATTTGctcaaataa